The following coding sequences are from one Triticum aestivum cultivar Chinese Spring chromosome 5A, IWGSC CS RefSeq v2.1, whole genome shotgun sequence window:
- the LOC123104174 gene encoding squamosa promoter-binding-like protein 17 isoform X1: METGGSGGGGDGGGRRPGDDLHGLNFGQKIYFEQDVAGSSSSGGRRGKGPAPARAGGGGGGPGASTPAAAGSASQQQQQQPRCQVEGCGVDLSGGKTYYCRHKVCLEHSKAPLVVVAGIEQRFCQQCSRFHQLPEFDQGKRSCRRRLAGHNERRRKPPPGPMSTRYGRLAASFNEDPGRLRSFLLDFTYPRAPAGVRDPWPAVQAGEHRMPGTTHWQGGHHEHHPHRSAVAGYGDHHAYNGQGSSSGGGGAPPPMIPGGFELPSDECMAGVAADSSCALSLLSTQPWDSSAHSSSHNRSPAMSTTSAFQGSPVAPSVMASNYMAASSSGSWGSPRGGRSMHHHQQQQQQHHMQHDTVMSEVHPSSVHHGQFGELELALQQGRAAPNPPHAEHGSGPGGAFSHSSNAMNWSL, translated from the exons atGGAGAccgggggcagcggcggcggcggcgacggcggcgggaggcggcccGGGGACGACCTCCACGGGCTCAACTTCGGCCAGAAGATCTACTTCGAGCAGGACGTGGCCGGGTCCTCCTCCTCGGGTGGCAGGAGGGGCAAGGGCCCCGCCCCCGCCCGAGCAGGAGGCGGGGGCGGAGGGCCAGGAGCCTCCACCCCCGCGGCCGCCGGCAGCGcctcgcagcagcagcagcagcagccgaggTGCCAGGTGGAGGGGTGCGGCGTGGATCTGAGCGGCGGCAAGACCTACTACTGCCGCCACAAGGTGTGCCTGGAGCACTCCAAGGCGccgctcgtcgtcgtcgccggcatcgagcagCGCTTCTGCCAGCAGTGCAGCAG GTTCCACCAGCTGCCTGAATTTGACCAAGGAAAACGAAGCTGCCGCCGACGCCTCGCCGGTCATAACGAGCGCCGGAGGAAGCCACCGCCCGGGCCCATGTCTACACGCTATGGCCGGCTTGCCGCGTCCTTCAACG AAGATCCAGGCAGGCTCAGAAGCTTTCTGCTGGACTTCACGTACCCGAGGGCCCCGGCCGGCGTGAGGGACCCGTGGCCGGCCGTGCAGGCCGGCGAGCACCGCATGCCTGGCACCACCCACTGGCAGGGCGGGCATCATGAGCACCACCCTCACCGCAGTGCAGTTGCGGGATACGGCGACCACCACGCGTACAACGGCCAGGGGAGCAGCTCGGGGGGAGGCGGCGCGCCGCCGCCGATGATCCCGGGCGGCTTCGAGCTCCCCTCGGACGAATGTATGGCGGGCGTCGCCGCCGACTCCAGCTGTGCTCTCTCTCTTCTGTCAACTCAGCCATGGGATAGTAGTGCCCACAGCTCCAGCCACAACCGGTCCCCGGCGATGTCGACGACCAGCGCCTTCCAGGGCAGCCCGGTGGCGCCCTCCGTCATGGCCAGCAACTACATGGCGGCAAGCAGCAGCGGCTCCTGGGGCAGCCCCCGGGGCGGCAGGAGcatgcaccaccaccagcagcagcagcagcagcatcacatgCAGCATGACACGGTGATGAGCGAGGTCCATCCGAGCTCGGTTCACCACGGCCAGTTCGGGGAGCTGGAGCTGGCGCTGCAGCAGGGGAGGGCGGCGCCGAACCCGCCGCACGCCGAGCACGGGTCAGGCCCCGGCGGGGCCTTCAGCCACTCCAGCAACGCGATGAACTGGTCTCTGTAG
- the LOC123104174 gene encoding squamosa promoter-binding-like protein 17 isoform X2: METGGSGGGGDGGGRRPGDDLHGLNFGQKIYFEQDVAGSSSSGGRRGKGPAPARAGGGGGGPGASTPAAAGSASQQQQQQPRCQVEGCGVDLSGGKTYYCRHKVCLEHSKAPLVVVAGIEQRFCQQCSRFHQLPEFDQGKRSCRRRLAGHNERRRKPPPGPMSTRYGRLAASFNDPGRLRSFLLDFTYPRAPAGVRDPWPAVQAGEHRMPGTTHWQGGHHEHHPHRSAVAGYGDHHAYNGQGSSSGGGGAPPPMIPGGFELPSDECMAGVAADSSCALSLLSTQPWDSSAHSSSHNRSPAMSTTSAFQGSPVAPSVMASNYMAASSSGSWGSPRGGRSMHHHQQQQQQHHMQHDTVMSEVHPSSVHHGQFGELELALQQGRAAPNPPHAEHGSGPGGAFSHSSNAMNWSL; the protein is encoded by the exons atGGAGAccgggggcagcggcggcggcggcgacggcggcgggaggcggcccGGGGACGACCTCCACGGGCTCAACTTCGGCCAGAAGATCTACTTCGAGCAGGACGTGGCCGGGTCCTCCTCCTCGGGTGGCAGGAGGGGCAAGGGCCCCGCCCCCGCCCGAGCAGGAGGCGGGGGCGGAGGGCCAGGAGCCTCCACCCCCGCGGCCGCCGGCAGCGcctcgcagcagcagcagcagcagccgaggTGCCAGGTGGAGGGGTGCGGCGTGGATCTGAGCGGCGGCAAGACCTACTACTGCCGCCACAAGGTGTGCCTGGAGCACTCCAAGGCGccgctcgtcgtcgtcgccggcatcgagcagCGCTTCTGCCAGCAGTGCAGCAG GTTCCACCAGCTGCCTGAATTTGACCAAGGAAAACGAAGCTGCCGCCGACGCCTCGCCGGTCATAACGAGCGCCGGAGGAAGCCACCGCCCGGGCCCATGTCTACACGCTATGGCCGGCTTGCCGCGTCCTTCAACG ATCCAGGCAGGCTCAGAAGCTTTCTGCTGGACTTCACGTACCCGAGGGCCCCGGCCGGCGTGAGGGACCCGTGGCCGGCCGTGCAGGCCGGCGAGCACCGCATGCCTGGCACCACCCACTGGCAGGGCGGGCATCATGAGCACCACCCTCACCGCAGTGCAGTTGCGGGATACGGCGACCACCACGCGTACAACGGCCAGGGGAGCAGCTCGGGGGGAGGCGGCGCGCCGCCGCCGATGATCCCGGGCGGCTTCGAGCTCCCCTCGGACGAATGTATGGCGGGCGTCGCCGCCGACTCCAGCTGTGCTCTCTCTCTTCTGTCAACTCAGCCATGGGATAGTAGTGCCCACAGCTCCAGCCACAACCGGTCCCCGGCGATGTCGACGACCAGCGCCTTCCAGGGCAGCCCGGTGGCGCCCTCCGTCATGGCCAGCAACTACATGGCGGCAAGCAGCAGCGGCTCCTGGGGCAGCCCCCGGGGCGGCAGGAGcatgcaccaccaccagcagcagcagcagcagcatcacatgCAGCATGACACGGTGATGAGCGAGGTCCATCCGAGCTCGGTTCACCACGGCCAGTTCGGGGAGCTGGAGCTGGCGCTGCAGCAGGGGAGGGCGGCGCCGAACCCGCCGCACGCCGAGCACGGGTCAGGCCCCGGCGGGGCCTTCAGCCACTCCAGCAACGCGATGAACTGGTCTCTGTAG